A stretch of DNA from Paracoccus methylovorus:
CGCCGCGGCAAGCGTTCAGACCCGGACTCAGCATATTCACCATCGGACGCCACCCAAGTTTCGGGTGCATCAAAAGGCTTGCAGATCGTCCAGAGGCACGGTGCGCCGTTTACACATGCCGGCTGTGAAAATTATAACTAAGGAATTAACATATTGATAAATAATAATATTAAAAACGATGGGAGAACACGCCTTTTTTCTTGAAATAAACGATAAACTCTGTCGTAATTACGGACATGAGAAAGCCGCAAGGAGGACAAGGCATCATGATCCGCACCATTCGCGTGACCGACAGCCAACTGGCCCATGGCCGCGTGGTTCGCCGCCATTCCGGCGGTCGCATCACGGTCGAGGATGGCACCAAGCGCATGACCGGATATCCGCTGAACCCCAACTTCTGGGATCGCTGCATGGGCTTTTCGGTGCGGCGCGCCGTGGCGATGATGGTCACTGTGGCCGGGCTGGGCATGGCTGGTCAGGTCCATGCCGAAAACACGCTGCTGAACGTCAGCTATGACCCGACGCGAGAGCTTTACCGGGACGTCAACGCCGCCTTCGCCGCGAAATGGCAAGCCGACGGACATGCGGCCCCGACCATCGAGGCCTCGCACGGCGGCTCGGGTGCGCAGGCACGCTCGGTGATCGATGGGCTCAGGGCGCAGGTGGTGACGCTGGCGCTGGCTTCGGACATAGACGAGATCGCCGCCAAGGGTCTTTTGCCCGAGGATTGGCAGTCCCGCCTGCCGCACAACAGTTCGCCTTATACCTCGACCATCGTCTTCCTGGTGCGCGAGGGCAATCCCAAGGGCATTCAGGACTGGGGCGATCTGGTCAAGGAAGGGGTCGAGGTGATCACGCCTAACCCCAAGACCTCGGGCGGGGCGCGCTGGAACTATCTTGCCGCATGGGCATGGGCGCAAAAGAACGATCAGGACCCCAAGACCTTTGTGACCGAATTGTTCAAACACGTTCCGGTTCTTGACAGCGGCGCGCGCGGCTCGACCACCACTTTCACCCAGCGCGGAATCGGCGATGTGCTGCTCGCTTGGGAAAACGAAGCCTATCTGGCGCTGAACGAATTGGGAGAGGATCAGTTCGACATCGTCGTGCCCTCGGTTTCGATCCTGGCCGAACCGCCGGTCGCGGTGGTGGACAAGAACATCGCCGATGAAGAGCAAAAGGCACTGGCCGATGGCTATCTGGCCTTCCTCTATTCGCCCGAAGGGCAGGCACTGGCCTTCAAACACTTCTACCGCGCCTGGGATACCAGTGCCGCCAATCCCGACGACGTTGCGCGCTTCCCCGAGCTGGATCTGGTCACCATCGCTGATTTCGGCGGCTGGAAGCAGGCTCAGCCCGAGCATTTCGGCAACGGCGGCACATTCGACCAGATCTATTCGGGGAACTAATCGATGGCGCTTGCGCTTCGCTTGCAGAAATCCCCCATGCCGGGCTTTGCGCTCGGCATGGGAATTACGCTGACCATGCTGTCGCTGATCGTCATCCTGCCGGTCGGCGCGCTTCTCGCCCGGGGCATCAGCTATGGCCCCGAGGCGGTCTGGACCACCATCAACACGCCCCGCGTCTGGGCGGCGCTGTACCTGTCCTTCCGGCTGTCGCTTTTCGCGGCGCTGTTCAACCTGGTCTTCGGCACGCTGCTGGCCTGGGTGCTGGCGCGCTATGAGTTTCCGGGCCGGCGTCTGGTCGATGCGCTGGTCGATCTGCCCTTTGCCTTGCCGACGGCCGTGGCGGGGATCGCCCTGACCGCGCTTTACGCGCCAAACGGGCTTTTTGGCAGCATCGCCAAGGATTTCGGCGGCAAGATCGCCTATACGCAATGGGGCATCCTGATCGCGCTGATCTTTGTCGGCCTGCCCTTTGTCACCCGCACCGTGCAACCCGTGATCGCCGAGATCGAGCAGGAGGTCGAGGAAGCCTCGGCCACGCTTGGCGCCGGCCGGTTCTATACCCTGTACCGGGTGATCCTGCCCATGCTGATGCCCGCCGCGCTGACGGGTTTCGCGCTGTCGCTGGCGCGCGCAGTCGGCGAATACGGCTCGGTCATCTTCATCGCCGGC
This window harbors:
- a CDS encoding sulfate ABC transporter substrate-binding protein produces the protein MIRTIRVTDSQLAHGRVVRRHSGGRITVEDGTKRMTGYPLNPNFWDRCMGFSVRRAVAMMVTVAGLGMAGQVHAENTLLNVSYDPTRELYRDVNAAFAAKWQADGHAAPTIEASHGGSGAQARSVIDGLRAQVVTLALASDIDEIAAKGLLPEDWQSRLPHNSSPYTSTIVFLVREGNPKGIQDWGDLVKEGVEVITPNPKTSGGARWNYLAAWAWAQKNDQDPKTFVTELFKHVPVLDSGARGSTTTFTQRGIGDVLLAWENEAYLALNELGEDQFDIVVPSVSILAEPPVAVVDKNIADEEQKALADGYLAFLYSPEGQALAFKHFYRAWDTSAANPDDVARFPELDLVTIADFGGWKQAQPEHFGNGGTFDQIYSGN
- the cysT gene encoding sulfate ABC transporter permease subunit CysT: MALALRLQKSPMPGFALGMGITLTMLSLIVILPVGALLARGISYGPEAVWTTINTPRVWAALYLSFRLSLFAALFNLVFGTLLAWVLARYEFPGRRLVDALVDLPFALPTAVAGIALTALYAPNGLFGSIAKDFGGKIAYTQWGILIALIFVGLPFVTRTVQPVIAEIEQEVEEASATLGAGRFYTLYRVILPMLMPAALTGFALSLARAVGEYGSVIFIAGNLPLKTEIAPLLIVIKLEEFDYDGAAAIGIAMLLISFSMLLVINLIQIWSRRRIGHV